In Gemmatimonadaceae bacterium, the genomic window TCCACGGTCATGGCGTACCCCGTCGCCCGCGACCCGTCGGCGCCGGAGGCCGTGGCCACCGTGAGGCCGACCGACGGTCCGGGCCGCGCCTGCCCGCGCGCATCATCCACCGAGACGTGCAGGTCGCGGCTGTCGACCACCTGCGCGCCGCGGCGCAGCACCACGCGCACGCGCGCCTGTCCCGGCGCGTACTGCGACGGGATCCACACCCGCACCAGTCCACGCACCGTGGCCCCCGCCTCGATCTCGCGCTGCAGCGGCATGCCGGACACCACGCTCCGCCATCCGAGCGGCACTTCCACGTGCAGGCCCAGCGCATCGGGGGCATTGCCACCGTTCTGCACCAGGAAACCGACGCCGGTCCAGCCGCCGCGCACGGCCGAGATGTACTCGTCGTCCAGTGCGAGTGTCGCACGCTGCTCCGCCAGCACGTTCAGTTCCACCGGCACCAGGTAGCGGCGGCCGCGCGTGTCGCGGAACTCCACCGTGGCCGCCTTGTTGCGCCCGGCGGTGGCGCTGCGGCGCACGCTGATCGTGGCGCGCACGACACTGCCGCCGGGAGCGACCATGCCACGCATCCGCCCGACCACGCGTGCCGCACCATCGGAGGCGATCCGGTAGGCCACCGCCGCGCGCCCCTCGGCGGAGTCCGCGCGCAGCGCCTCAGGCACAGGCACGTTCACGATGAGCACGCTCGCCCGCTCCGCCGGCAAACGGTACGCCGAGAGTCGCACCAGGGCCTCGGCCGGCGCGTCGTTCGCGAAGATGGCGTCGGCCTGCTGTTCGGCGGTCGTTGCAACCGGCGCGATGGCGGTGGCGTCGGGCAGCACGGTCGGCACCGGCTGCGCGACGATGGCCGGTTCCGGTGCCACGGCCGGGCCGCTGGCGTTCTCACGGCCACGTGACGTGCGTGACGCAGCGCGCCGGACGCGCAGCGCCCGTGGCGCACGGGCGATCGGCAGGAGCAGCGGTGCCGCGCTCGCGACCGCACCGGCGCGCGACCGTGCCGGCGTGGACGGCGCCGTCACCAGCGGGACCGCGGCACGCGGCGCAGCGGTGGTCGTCGAGGCAGTGGTCCGCGACGCAGTGCCCGGCGCGGTGACCGGCGCGGTGGTCGTCGTCGCGGAGCTGGTCGTCGCCGCCGCACCCGTTGCCACGGGCGCCGGTAGCTCGCGCAGCCCGCGGCCGAGCGTGGCCGTGGCGGCCGCGAGCAGTGCGAGCAGCAGCCCGATGACGATGACCCAGCGTGCCATGTCAGAGCCCGTTCCGCAGTTGGAACGTGACGACCGGGGCGTACGACGCCGGTGGTGAGGCCGTCCAGCTCAGGTTGTAGCAGAAGTAGACGCGCGCCGTGGCCGTGGCGCCGGCGGGCACCGAGAGCACGGTGGTGCCGGCAGCGGCCGTGGTGACGGTGCTCGCACACGACGCCAGTGCCGGCGTGGCGGCCGACACCACGTACCGCAGTGCGGTGCTGCCGGTCGAGGCGGTCACGCGCATGCGCACCTGGCAGGTGCCGCGGCCGCAGACGCCGACCGTGATCGTCGCGAACCCGGCCACCACGCGGCCGGCGACGAAGTCGGCGCCGGTCGGGTTGCCGACGAGCAGCGGCGTGTACGCCACCGCCACGGTGCTGGCCTGCGCACGCGCCTGCGGCGCTGCCATCAGCAGCGCCGGCAGGAGCACGGCAGCGGAGCGCACCAGGCGGGCGATCATCACGGGATCTCGTGTTCCAGCTCACCGGCGGCCAGCTCGGCACCGCCGTAGTCCACGATCGCCACGACCGTGTAGCGGCCGGGCGGGCAGGCCGGCAGGCGCACCGTCACCACGGCCTCCGCGCCGGGCAGCGCATGCATCGCCGGCAGCGCTGCCACCGCCACCAGCGAATTGTCCTCGCGCCGGATCTCGAGGCGCCCCTGGGCCGCGACGTGCAGGGCGCCGGTGTTGCGGAAGGTGACACGGGCCTTCGGCGCCGCACCCGTGTCACCTCGTGCGGCCGCCTCGATCTGCAGGTCCGTCACCTCGCCCTCGGCCGTGAGGCCGTCAGGGGTGACGTAGACCTTCATCCCGGTGCGCAGCGTGTAGAGCAGCGTGCGCCCGCCCGCCTGCTTCACCGGCTGCTGCGCCTGGACGATGACCACGTTCCAGCACTCGGCGCGGATGCGGCCGGCGCTGGCGGAGTCGATGTCGACGCGGATCGCCTGCGACTCGCCCGGGGCGAGCGAGAGTGTGGAGGGGAAGACGCGCAGGGCGCTCGCGCAGCTTCCGGGCTGCGTGCCGGCGGCGAAGAAGCGATTGGTGCCGTCGGTGGCACGATCCCAGTCCTCGACCTTCACCACGGCCTGCGAGCGTTCACTGCCTTCGTTCCGCACCATCAGCAGGCCGCTGCGGCCGTCCGGTGCGGTGGGGCGCAGGAAGAGCTCGAGCCGGTCCACGGCGATCTGGGCGCGGGCCGGTGCGGCGACGATCACGGTCGCGAGCGCCACCAGCACGGCGGCGACACACCGGCGCGTGCGGCACCGGTGCGCATGGCGCGCGACGTGGCGTGTGGTCATGGGGCGGTGAGCGTGTAGGTGACGGCCAGCGAGTACGTGCCCGGCGTGTCCTGCACGAAGGCGTAGGTCGTGTTGTAGCCGATGGTGTGCGTAGTGCCGGCGGTGGGTGCGGCGGCGGTCACCAGCGAGGAGCCGGTGCCGCTCACGCCCTTGAGCGTGGCGAAGCCGTCGGTGCTGTAGCGCAGGGAGCTGGCAGGCTTGATGCCCGAGCCGCCGCTGAAGGTGGGGGCAGCCGCGGCCACCGTGATGGTGTGCGCGGCATTGCTCTTGACCGCCAGCGTGACGGCGGCAGGCGTGTTCACGCCGGCGGGTGCGCCGAAGCTGCTGGCGCCCGGTGCGGCGAGGGTCGTGGTCGCCGACGAGAGCACGAGCTTCGCGACGTACGCCTTGCTGAGCGCCGCGGAGATCGAGACGGTGCACCCGGGCACACCGGTGCACGTGACCTGCGCCGCGCAGGTGGCGGTGGGCAGGACGGCCGCGAGCAGCGCGGCGAGCAGGGCGGGGAGGCGTGGGACGCGGGTGGGCATCGCGGAGCCAGAGAGGAGACGGGGGGTGCGGCCGGCGCCGCCGCCCCCGCAGCACGCCGCATGGTGCGACGTGCTGCGGAGCGCGGACTTACGGTGCGGTCAGCGTGTAGTTGATGCCCAGCGTGTAGGCACCGGGCGTGTCGATCACCCAGTCGTAGAGCGTCTTGTAGCCGATCGTGTAGACGGTCGATGCCGTCGCGGCGACACCCGTGCCGAGCACCGAGCCGGTGCCGGCGACCGGCTTGTAGATGCTGCCGTCGGTCGTGAACGTGAGCGAGCTGGCGAGCTTGTTGCCCGAGCCGCCCGTGAAGTTCGCGGCGGCCGCAGCGGCCGTGACCGTGTACTGCGAGTTCGAGCGGACCTCGAGCGTGATCGCGGCGGCGGTGTTCACGCCCCCGAGGGTGCCGAAGTCGGCGGCCACCGGCGCGGTGAGCGACGTGGCGGCGTTGGAGAGGATCAGGCGCGCGATGTAGGGCACCGTGCTGGTGACGGTGTTGGTGACCGCGCAGCCGGCGCCGATGCCGACGGCGGTGCCGTTGCAGTTCTGCGTGACCTGCGCCTGGACGGTGCCGGCGCTGGCCAGCAGTGCTGCACCTGCAGCGATGAGGCGTGCGAACTTCATGGGACCTCCTGAGGGGTGACTGAACAGCGGGGATGCTTCGGTCTTCAGCACTTCAGCGTGCCAACGTCGGTGGGACCTGCACGGGCCGGCACCAGCCGTCGACGTGCTCACCCATCCGGAGCCGCGGTCTATCCTCTTGTCCCTCAAGCGTTTAGCTCTCGTACTCAGAGGTCGTGCCGCCAGCCGTGTCTTCGCCTGCACCCCCCGCCCGGGGTCCGGGATGCCACCATGCAGCGGCACACCAGCCCGCTCGGAAGGCCTGGGCAATGGTTTGACGATTCACAGGTGGCCGGGGCACAACCTGCCGCCCGCCCAGGGCAACCCCTTCCGCCACCCGGGCCTTTCTGCCGGTCCCTGTCCAGTCGCTCGACAGCGACGAGCATCAGCGCAACCGCAAAGACGCAAAAGGGCCTGAGAGGACGCACAGGAGACGCACAGGAACGGCTCGAGGGGAACTGCGGCACCCCCGCAGTTCCCCTCGATGCTGTCTGACCCCGCGCACAACGATCACCACGCGCACGGACGTCTCCGCGTCCTTCGCGCGCGCCTTTGCGCCTTTGCGTCTTTGCGTTCAAGCTGTTCGTGCTGTTCGAGCTGTTCGTGCGTCCAAGCCGTCCTGGATCGTCGCGCGTGCGGAACGAAGCTCAGGCAGAACGCCCGCGGAGCTGCAGAGCCCAGCGGTAGACCCCGACATAGCGCTCGGCGGCGTTCGTCCACGAGTTGTCCTCGCGCATGCCGCGCGTGCGCAGCATCGTCCAGCTCTTCGCATCGGCGTAGGCGGCCAGTGCGCGGTCGATCGCGTCCATGAAGTGGCGCGCCTCGTACTGGTGGAACACGAAGCCATTCCCTTCCCACCCCTCGCGCACCGTGTCGTTCAGCCCCCCCGTCGCGCGCACGATCGGCACGCTGCCGTAGCGAAGCGCGATCATCTGGCCGAGGCCGCACGGCTCGAAGCGGGACGGCATCAGGAACATGTCGCTGCCGGCGTAGATCCGCTGGGCCAGCGCGGCGTCGAAGCCAAGCCGCACGGCAACGCGCCCGGGATTGGCCGCCGCGTGCCCCCGCATCGCATCCTGAAGGTACGGCGCACCGGAGCCAAGGAGCACCAGCTGGGCATCGGTGCGCGCCATCAGGGTGGGGATGATCGCGTGCAGCAGGTCGAGGCCCTTCTGCTCCACCAGGCGCGAGACGATGCCGAGCAGCGGGGCGCGCGGCGCGACCGCCAGGCCCACCTCGCGCTGCAGCGCCGCCTTGCAGGTGGCCTTCGCCGACGGCGAGTCGGCGTCGTAGGTGGCGGCGAGTGCGCGGTCGGTGGCCGGGTCGAAGGCGACACCGTCGATGCCGTTGAGGATGCCCGTGACGCGGTCGCGGCGGCTGCGCATCACGGCATCGAGGCGCTCGCCGTACTCGGGGGTCATGATCTCCTGCGCATACGTCGGGCTCACGGTCGTCACCACGTCGCTGTAGACCAGCCCCCGTCCCATGAAGTTGAAGGTGTTCGCGATGCCGGGGCCCATCGCGTTCTCCACCAGGCCGCGCTCGGAGAGGCCGGCCATGTTGATCGCCTCCGGCCGCACCTGACCCTGGTAGGCCAGGTTGTGGATGGTGAACACGGTGGCGATGTGGCCGAAAGTGTACTCGTGCGTGGTGCGGATGTAGTTCGGCACCAGTGCCGCGTGCCAGTCGTGCGCGTGGACCACGTCGGGCTGCCACCCCGCCACCTCACGGAGGTGCTGCATCAGGGCCAGCACGCCACGCGCGAAGAGGATGAAGCGGCGGTCGTCGTCCCCGTCGCCGTAGATGCTCCCGCGCTCGAAGGCGGCGGGAATGTCCAGCAGGTAGATGGGCACGGCACTGTCACGGATCGTCCAGACGCGCAGTTCCTCGTTCCGCTCCAGCACCGTGAGGAAACTGGCGGCCACCGGGCCATCCACCGGCAGCCCCTGCTCGCGGAGCTG contains:
- a CDS encoding molecular chaperone, which translates into the protein MTTRHVARHAHRCRTRRCVAAVLVALATVIVAAPARAQIAVDRLELFLRPTAPDGRSGLLMVRNEGSERSQAVVKVEDWDRATDGTNRFFAAGTQPGSCASALRVFPSTLSLAPGESQAIRVDIDSASAGRIRAECWNVVIVQAQQPVKQAGGRTLLYTLRTGMKVYVTPDGLTAEGEVTDLQIEAAARGDTGAAPKARVTFRNTGALHVAAQGRLEIRREDNSLVAVAALPAMHALPGAEAVVTVRLPACPPGRYTVVAIVDYGGAELAAGELEHEIP
- the glgA gene encoding glycogen synthase GlgA translates to MNVLFVAAEVAPHIKTGGLADVAGALPAALRDAGHDVRVVMPYYRQLREQGLPVDGPVAASFLTVLERNEELRVWTIRDSAVPIYLLDIPAAFERGSIYGDGDDDRRFILFARGVLALMQHLREVAGWQPDVVHAHDWHAALVPNYIRTTHEYTFGHIATVFTIHNLAYQGQVRPEAINMAGLSERGLVENAMGPGIANTFNFMGRGLVYSDVVTTVSPTYAQEIMTPEYGERLDAVMRSRRDRVTGILNGIDGVAFDPATDRALAATYDADSPSAKATCKAALQREVGLAVAPRAPLLGIVSRLVEQKGLDLLHAIIPTLMARTDAQLVLLGSGAPYLQDAMRGHAAANPGRVAVRLGFDAALAQRIYAGSDMFLMPSRFEPCGLGQMIALRYGSVPIVRATGGLNDTVREGWEGNGFVFHQYEARHFMDAIDRALAAYADAKSWTMLRTRGMREDNSWTNAAERYVGVYRWALQLRGRSA